acaggagaaaaaccaTTTAGCTGCTCTGAATGTGGGAAAAGATTTGGCATCAAGGGAAGTCTGATTAGACACAGGAGGcttcatacaggagagaaaccttttaGCTGCTCTGAATGTGACAAAAGCTATGGCCGTAAGACAGAACTAAAGGAACACATGAtaactcacacaggagagaaaccattcagctgctctgagtgtgggaaGAGATTCGGCCGAAAGAGACGTCTGAAGACTCATATGACAAcacatacaggagagaaacctttcagctgctctgtctgtaAGAAATCATTTACAGAAGGTGGaagtttacagaaacatatgaaaattcatacaggagagaaacctttcagctgctctgaATGTGGGAAACGATTCGGTACCAAGGGAAGTTTTAAGAGACACATGggaactcatacaggagaaaaaccTTTCAGCTGCATTGTGTGTAAGACATCTTTTACAAGTAGTGAAAGTTTACAGTCACACATGAAAATTCACACAGGAGACAATCCATTtagctgctctgagtgtgggaaaagatttggCACAAAGACACGCCTGAAGACACATATgagaactcacacaggagagaaacctttctGTTGCtcactttgtaaaaaatgtttctcacaGAGCGGAACGCTACAGTCACACATGAaaattcacacaggagagaaaccattcagtTGCTCTGAGTGTGGGAAAAGTTTTGGCATGAAAGGAAGTCTGAAGAGACATATGACAACTCATGTTGGAGAAAAACCGTTTAGCTGCTCAGTGTGTAAAAAATCTTATACAGAGAGgggaaatttacaaaaacacatgataagtcacacaggagagaaaccatttagCTGCACTGACTGTGGGAAAAGGTTTGGCATAAAGGGAAATCTCATTAGACACATCAagtttcacacaggagagaaatcaTTTTGCTGCTCTGATTGTGACAAAAGATTTTGCCGCAAGACACATCTTAAGATACATATGAgaattcacacaggagagaaaccatttagctgctctgagtgtggtAACAGATTTCGTACTAAGGCAGCTCTGAACAGACACATGaaaactcatacaggagagaagccATTTAGCTGTTTAGATTGTAAGAATTGTTTTACACATAGCAAAAGTTTAAAGACACACATGAGGATTCACACAGGGGAGAAACTCTGCAGCGGCAGTCTTCGTGACCAAAGATCCAATTGGCTTTATCAGCTCAAGAACCATCAATATTTGAGTTGccagtcctcacagcttcatcaaacTCAAACTGAGGTGATCAGAAAGACAGAGCCTTCAGTCAGCAGCTCAACTGAACAGATGGAAGCtaatggagaggactgtggaggaccagaaccagacaggaacccacatccagatacacatttacaaccagagactgaggacaagactggagactcttctgAACCGGAGACTGAGGAGAGTAAGTTTTGGAAAGAGACCAGGCAGCATCAGTCAGGGTTCACTTATGGGAGAAATAAACGAGACTCTGTAAATGATGGATATAACACTGGTTGCTCCAATAACATCGCTGCACCAGAACCCACTGTggttgacatttatttttgcacacaGCCTCGGTCAGGTCTAAACCATCTGAAAACTGAGCAAGTCTCTGATAGTGAAACAGGAAGTAACAACAAAGAGAggaaaccattcagctgctccgAGGGTCATAAAAAATCTGAAGACATCCACAGTCTGCCAACACACAATAAATCTCACACAGGTGAGAAACAATGTAGTTGCTCTGTTTGTGGCAGAGCTTTTGCCAAGCGTGAAAGCTTATGTTCTCACATGATaagtcacacaggagagaaaacttTCAGCTGTTCAGTGTGTAACGCAGGTTTCAGCGACAGTGAGACTTTAGTTCAACACATGAGGATCCACACGAGACAAACACAGTTTAGGTGTTCAATTTGTAGCAGAGAATTTGCATGGAGAAGATATCTGACAAAACACATGGAGGTCCACAAAATCTACAGCTGCAGAGTTTGTGACAAAAAATTCACTTGGTGTTATCAGCTGAAAGACCATCAGTGTGTTGGCcatcagtcctcacagcttcataaGACTCAAACTGAGGACACCAGAGAGGCAGAG
The sequence above is a segment of the Plectropomus leopardus isolate mb unplaced genomic scaffold, YSFRI_Pleo_2.0 unplaced_scaffold25195, whole genome shotgun sequence genome. Coding sequences within it:
- the LOC121966600 gene encoding zinc finger protein 850-like, which gives rise to MRTHTGEKPFSCSVCNKSFTEGGSLQKHLKIHTGEKPFSCSECGKRFGIKGSLIRHRRLHTGEKPFSCSECDKSYGRKTELKEHMITHTGEKPFSCSECGKRFGRKRRLKTHMTTHTGEKPFSCSVCKKSFTEGGSLQKHMKIHTGEKPFSCSECGKRFGTKGSFKRHMGTHTGEKPFSCIVCKTSFTSSESLQSHMKIHTGDNPFSCSECGKRFGTKTRLKTHMRTHTGEKPFCCSLCKKCFSQSGTLQSHMKIHTGEKPFSCSECGKSFGMKGSLKRHMTTHVGEKPFSCSVCKKSYTERGNLQKHMISHTGEKPFSCTDCGKRFGIKGNLIRHIKFHTGEKSFCCSDCDKRFCRKTHLKIHMRIHTGEKPFSCSECGNRFRTKAALNRHMKTHTGEKPFSCLDCKNCFTHSKSLKTHMRIHTGEKLCSGSLRDQRSNWLYQLKNHQYLSCQSSQLHQTQTEVIRKTEPSVSSSTEQMEANGEDCGGPEPDRNPHPDTHLQPETEDKTGDSSEPETEESKFWKETRQHQSGFTYGRNKRDSVNDGYNTGCSNNIAAPEPTVVDIYFCTQPRSGLNHLKTEQVSDSETGSNNKERKPFSCSEGHKKSEDIHSLPTHNKSHTGEKQCSCSVCGRAFAKRESLCSHMISHTGEKTFSCSVCNAGFSDSETLVQHMRIHTRQTQFRCSICSREFAWRRYLTKHMEVHKIYSCRVCDKKFTWCYQLKDHQCVGHQSSQLHKTQTEDTREAEPPASSSTQQIEADGEDCGGPEPDRDSHPDTHLQPDTDDSVDSDFWKETRERPSDSKYLKNDEVSVSDDRCKKDMKPFSCSECGKRFGTNKEVKLHKRTHTGEKPLSCSVCQKCFTQNGTLQRHMMIHTGEKTFSCSMCGMSFLRKEGLVRHMRIHTGEKREQRGSASSQKLNSTD